One window of the Prochlorococcus marinus XMU1411 genome contains the following:
- a CDS encoding DUF2518 family protein translates to MSFFELLENTPKIFGFFGVFLFICTIAAFIFNFGFKFRIIGATIFSLLLSLSSWAFIQSYTEKVIIEDAKYVPIVYDNGFDLIIAKADNDFPEESIEPTLKQLSENLRKGSRSGANVKIKIRKLEKISDGVSKPLVIGEVQKNVKMN, encoded by the coding sequence ATGTCTTTTTTTGAACTATTAGAGAACACACCCAAAATTTTTGGATTCTTTGGAGTATTTCTTTTTATTTGCACCATAGCAGCTTTTATATTTAATTTTGGCTTTAAATTTCGAATAATAGGAGCAACCATTTTCTCATTATTACTTTCTTTAAGCAGTTGGGCATTTATACAAAGTTATACTGAAAAAGTAATAATAGAAGATGCAAAATATGTTCCAATTGTTTATGACAATGGTTTCGATTTGATTATTGCTAAAGCAGATAATGATTTCCCAGAAGAGTCTATTGAACCAACTCTAAAACAATTATCGGAAAACTTAAGGAAAGGTAGCAGATCTGGTGCGAATGTAAAAATAAAGATAAGGAAACTTGAAAAAATTTCAGATGGTGTAAGCAAGC